The DNA window TTTGAGCAACTGGGCGCTAACCCACAAAAAATGTCGTTTAAAGAAGTTTACGGCGGCCTACAAACCAAAGTTATTGATGGTCAGGAGAATACTTGGTCGAATACTTATGGTAAAAAATTCTTCGAAGTTCAAGACGGTGTAACTGAAACTAACCACGGTATTCTTGATTACCTACTTGTCACATCAAATCGTTGGTGGGCTAAATTACCGAACGATGTGAAAGTGCAACTGCGTCAAATTATCGTTGAAGTGTCTGCAACGCGTAATGCCGAATCAACACGTATTAACAATGAAAATAAAAATAATATTATAGCGGCTGGTGGTGTTGTTCGTACATTAACACCAGAACAACGCGAAGCTTGGGTGGCTAAGCTACAACCTGTTTGGTCTAAGTTCGAGAAAGATATTGGCAGTGACTTAATTCAGAAAGCATTAGCGTCGAATAAATCATAATATCGTGCGGCATAAGTGACTTATGCCGCGTTAAGCTAATAAGGGAACCAGTATGAATAATGGATTATGGGAACGCTTAGGGCGTTTATCCGATAGCCTCGAAGAATTAAATATAGCCATGTCACTTGGTGTGATGACCTTGCTTACGTTTGCCAATGTTGTGTTTCGGTATTTGTTTAATGGCAATATTTTATGGGCGTTAGAATTAACCGTATTTTTATTTGCTTGGCTAGTGTTAGTGGGTGCATCGTACGGCGTAAAAAAACATTCTCATATCGGTGTTGATATTCTAATTAACATGGCACCAGTTAAACTACGTAAACTTTATGCTGTTATGGCGGTAAGTTTGTGCTTACTTTTCTCTGTGTTGTTATTGATCGGCTCGTGGAATTATTGGTATCCGTTTATTACTGATCAAGCTTGGTATGAAACAGATGACATTCCGATGCCGGAGTTCTTACAGTTTCTTGCTGATTGGCTTAATGAAGGTGAACAGTATGAAAAATTACCTCGTTTTATTCCTTATTTTTCCCTACCGTTGGGAACTGCATTGCTGACATTTAGGTTTTCACAACTGCTTTGGCAAGTACTTACTAATAAAATAGACCGCGTGATCGCAAGTCACGAAGCTGAAGACGCGTTGGCGGTATTAGAAGAAGATAACAAGGATTAAGTTATGGTTTTAGTTATATTGTTATTGATGATCATCGGTTTCATGATGTTCGGCGTACCGATTGCTGTGTCACTTGGTTTATCGAGTATCCTATTCTTACTTGTTAATTCAGATGCGAGTTTAGCATCCGTTGCACAAACGTTATTTAATGCATTTGCTGGGCATTACACGTTATTGGCGATTCCATTTTTTATCTTGGCATCAACCTTTATGTCGACGGGTGGTGTTGCCCAACGAATAATTCGTTTTGCAATTGCTATCGTGGGTTGGTTCCCAGGCGGTTTAGCGATTGCTTCGGTGGTTGCGTGTATGATGTTTGCCGCGCTATCTGGCTCATCTCCTGCAACCGTTGTCGCTATCGGTAGTTTAGTTATCGCAGGTATGGTGAAAAATGGCTATAGCAAAGAATTCGCTGCTGGGGTTATTTGTAATGCTGGTACGCTTGGGATATTGATCCCGCCTTCTATCGTAATGGTTGTGTATGCTGCAGCAACGGATGTGTCCGTTGGTCGCATGTTTCTCGCTGGGGTTGTACCGGGAATGTTAGCGGGACTAATGCTTATTATCGCTATTTTTATTACAGCCAAAGTTAAAAAACTACCTGCTCAACCGTTTGTTGGTTGGAGTGAGATCTTTCGTTCCGCGAAGGATGCATCATGGGGATTGATGTTAATTGTCATTATTCTCGGCGGTATTTATGGTGGTATTTTTACGCCGACAGAAGCGGCTGCGGTTGCTGCTGTGTATGCGTTCTTCATTGCCAATTTTGTGTATAAAGATATGGGACCTTTTGCAGACAAGAAAAACCATAAATCGGCGATTATTAAATCATTCCAAGTTTTGTGCCATGCGGATACTAAAAAAAGTTTATTTGATGCTGGTAAAATGACGATCATGTTATTGTTCATTGTGGCTAACGCATTAATTTTAAAACATGTGTTAACAGAAGAGCGTATTCCACAAATGATTACGGAAGTGATGTTAAGTGCAGGCCTTGGACCCATTGCATTTTTGATTGTGGTAAACGTATTACTTTTGATTGGTGGTCAGTTTATGGAGCCATCGGGTTTGTTAATTATTGTTGCACCTTTGGTATTTCCGATTGCTTTGGAACTCGGGATTGACCCTATTCATCTTGGTATTATTATGGTGGTTAATATGGAAATTGGTATGATCACTCCCCCCGTAGGATTGAACTTGTTTGTCACCTCTGGCGTTGCAAATATGTCGATGTTGCAAGTGGTGAAAGCGGTTATGCCGTGGGTAGCATTGATGTTGGTATTCTTAATTATCGTCACGTATGTGCCTTGGGTATCAACGTGGTTACCAACCTTGATGATGGGACCTGAACTGATTATTCACTAAAGGGTTAAGTTCATGCTACCGCTTAGATAAGTAAGCGCTGAGATGGTATATACACTGACATAATATCCGTTCTAAGGTAATTATAAAATGGCCAGCAAATGCTGGCTATTTTAATTATGATATTTACTTAACTGATTGTTATTTAATAGGTAGATCTTTGAAGTCATGTTTATCAATTTGATGCTTCTGCATTTTGTCATATAAGGTTTTACGCGCTAAATTGAGTAGATGCATGGTGTCTTTAATACTGCCATTACAGCTTGTCAGCGCTTGTTCAATAAGGATCTTTTCGAAAGTTTCTACTTGCTCAGATAAATTTTGAGTCAGTGTGGGTTGTGCTTCGTTGACTGAACTTAGTCCTGTTAGTTTTCCCAGCAATATATAACGCTCTGCAGCGTTCCTTAACTCTCGCACATTACCAGGCCAGTCATGAGCAAGCAGAGTTTGAACATCCTGAAGCGGTAATGCTGGTGCCGCTTTACTATATCGGGCGGCAGAGACCAATAAAAAATGATGGAAAAGGCTTTGAATATCATCGAAGCGTTGGCGCAGGGGCGGTAAGTTTAAGGTTACTATATTAAGGCGATAATACAGGTCTTGGCGAAATGTACCGGCGTTGGCGGCTTGTGTAAGGTCTACTTTGGTCGCAGCAATAATACGAATATCCAGCGGGATCTCTTTATTTGAACCAATACGTTCGAGAGTACGCTCTTGTAAAATTCGTAATAATTTTATTTGTGCCGGCATGGGCATTGACTCGATTTCATCGAGGAATAAGGTGCCACCTTGGGCATATTCAAACTTACCTATACGTCGCTCTGATGCGCCAGAAAACGCGCCTTTTTCATGCCCAAATAATTCACTTTCGATGAGGTTTTCGGGTACTGCGCCGCAGTTTATAGCGACGAAATTATGTGTACGACGACTACTTTGCTCATGCAGCGAACGTGCAACTAACTCTTTACCTGTACCTGTTTCACCAAATAGTAAAATATCGGCTGGGGTATCGGCAATGTGGCTAATCATTTCACGTAATTCAACAATCGCTGTAGTGGTGCCTATGATTCGAGGGCCAAGCGTTTCTTTTGCTTGTAAGGCTTTTTTTAAGGTTCTGTTTTCTTCGGTTAATATCCGTTTTTCCATGGCACGTTTTACTGATTCAGTAAGTCGTACTGACGCAAAGGGTTTTTCAATAAAATCATAAGCCCCATCGTGCATGGCTTGTACCGCAAGCGAGATGTCACCGTGACCAGTGATCAAAATAACAGGTAAGCTAGGATCTTGCTGCCTGAGCTGTAGCAGTAATTGATGCCCAGATAAACCGGGTAAGCGAATATCCGTGATCACGACTAAAGGTGTTTTGACGGCTAATTGAGCTAGTGCGGATTCAGCATCGGAAAAACATGTCACATTAATACCAGCAAGCTCTAAGGTCTGCTGATTGGCGATTCGTAAATCTTCTTCATCATCAATAAAAAAAACCTGACTCATTATTTATCCTATGCTTGTTCTATCGTTGTTGCTACGGGTAAATTAAGGCTAAATCGGGCACCTGCATTAGGGCGATTTTCTGCTTCAATGTTACCCTGCATATTACGCATTATTTTATGGGAAATGGATAATCCCAGTCCCAAGCCTGTTTCCTTAGTTGTGAAAAAAGGATCAAATAGTTGCGGTAAATTGGCTGTATTTATCCCCATGCCAGAATCATCAACTTGTACAATTACGTCTTCTTTATTACGGCACAAAGTGATATGAATATGTTTTTCACTGGATTCTTCGACAGCTTGCATGGCATTCGATAATAAATTAACCAGTACTTGTTCTAATTGCACTTGGTCTACATTCACCTGTACATCAATGTTGGCAGTATTCACAGTAATACTCACCTGATTACTTTTTAATTGTGGTTTGACTAACTCTACCGCCATGTTAATAACGCTAAGCAGCGGGACTCGGTGTAATTCACCAGTGGATTTACGGGCAAAAAATTTGAGTTGTGAACTGATTTTAGCCATACGCTCAGTTAAATGAATAATACGTTGGATATTACTTTGGGTTGCTTGATGTTGTTCGCGCTGTAAAAAAACCAACGCATTATCGGCATAACTACGGATAGCTGCAAGTGGGTTATTTAACTCATGGCTAATACTGGCAGATAGCTGACCTAGTACCGCTAACTTGGCCGTTTGGATAAGTTCTTTTTGAGTGTCTCGCAGAGTTTGCTCCATTTTTTGGCGTTCAACTATTTCGTTATTTAGATCTGCGGTTCGCCGTTTAACTTCTTGCTTAAGTTTGAGTTTGGTTTTGATGCGCAGTAGTTCTTTGTCTTTGGCGCGTTGACGTTTATGCATAGATAACTTTAAACGCAGATTGAGCAACCAAAAAACCAATGATAGTAGTACGATACCAATGGAGATATCGATGAAAATAGCGGTTAGTGGCGCGAGTACACGGACCGTCCAGCCTGCTGCTGGCATATATTTACTAAGAGAAAGGTAATTAGTGGTAAACGGTTTATTCGTTGTTAACTGCAACAATGCTTGGTTATCCGCTAGTTGACCGGAAAAATTTAGTGCCGCTATTGTTTTTTCACCATAACGGCGACTATGCTTTATTTGTTGTAATTTTTCGGTACTCAGGGGCGTTAAGCTATGCAGCAACCATGATTGGGTATTAGAGATAAAAATAATATTGTCATCATCCGTTACCATGAAGTGAGCTTGTTTTCTGGTCCACTCTTTTTCTATTTTTGATAGGTCCATTTTAACTACGATAACACCAATAATTTTATTTTTGTTGATAACCGGAGATGAAAAATAATATCCTCTTTGACCAGATGTTGTACCTAAGGCAAAGTAACGGCCTTGTTGTCCGTTAGCAGCTTGCTGAAAGTAAGGACGAAAAGCAAAGTTTTTACCAATGAAGGTTTGTTTATCACGCCAGTTATTTGCAGCGATAGTGGTACCATTTAGATCGATAAGATAAGTATCTGACGCACCAATAGTATTGTTAACATATTTTAAATAACGACTGGTTTTTTCTTTCAGCTGCACATTATTGGTATCTTGTAAGCTAGCCACCACTAATTTTTGATCCCTCAGTAATTTGGGGATAGCATCAAAACGCTGTAATTGGCTTTGTAAGTGAGCAGCAAAAATATCTAATTGTTGATTACTTTGGCTGGCCAATTTAGCGTAACCAGATCGCCAAACCCAGCCTGATAAAATTATCAAGCTGATGAGATAAAAGCCAATTAAAAATTTCCGTGTCGTTAACATTATTATCACCCCTCGGCATACAATAACGTAACATGGTTAAATATCAAATCAATGGCGGCTAGAGTGCGAGCTAGGTACTTATCGCCGTGTCATATTATTTATTCATCGGTATCATATTTATTTACCAAGCTATTTACCAAGCTATTTACCAAGGGCTATAGTTGAGACTAGAATGTTTGTAATTGGATTATTAAAGAAAGGATTTACTCCATTATGTTAGATTCGAAGGACAAATTGATTTTAGACATCCTGCAGCGCGATGCATCTTTGTCAGTGGCTGAACTCGCGGATAAGGTAAGCTTAACGGTTTCGCCTTGTTGGAAGCGGCTAAAACGGTTAGAGGATAGCGGTTATATTTTACGTCGTGTGGCATTATTAAATGAGCAGAAGCTCGGCCTCGCACTCACCGCGTTTGTTAATATCAAAACCCAAAATCACAGTGATAGTTGGTTTAAGAAGTTTGTTGTTAGTATCGATGGATTTGCTGAGGTTATTGAGTTTTACCGTATGGCAGGCGAATACGATTACATGATGAAAGTATTAGTGAAAGATATGGCTGCATTTGATGTGTTTTATAAACGATTAGTTAATTGCGTCGATGGATTAACTGATGTTACCTCTTCCTTTGCGATGGAAGGGCTAAAAAATACGACGCAATTACCTATCTCTTAATTTCTATAAGGCATAGGTTCTTAATAACGAGCATTACAGTATTATAATTTAAGCAGGTCTTCAGCTATTTTCTTTGCGCTATGGGGCGGTGCAAATGCCGCTACATATTGTCCTTCTGGATTAACTAAATACAGTCGAGAAGAGTGGTTAATTAAATAACTCTCACGCTGATCTTCTGGTATTGGGCTGCTGTAAGGCACTGAGACATATTGACCATTATTCGCTAAAAACGTTTTTTGATAAATAACGCCAAAACCAGCAACTAGTTTATCAATTTCACTTGTCGCGCCTGTTATCCCCATAAAGTTATCGTTATAAAAATGCGCATAAGTTGTCAGCATTTCATTACTATCTCGCTGTGGATCAACTGAGATAAAGACTACTTGTGGCATGGTTTTACCAGCATCAGTCATGATACTAGCTACATGGTTGAGGTTGTACAGCTCTGTCGGGCAAACGTCTGGGCAGCTGGCATAACCAAAGAAAACCAATGACCATTTACCTTTAAATAGGGCCTTGGTGTATTCTTGATTATCACCGAGTACGAAATCTGGCAAGGTGATTTTCTTAGGTTGTGCGTATGCTGTCGTGAATGTCGGTAAACTTGATTGCTCCATATTATTGGCAACAATAGCGCCGAGCGCACTAAGGCCGATAATACCCGCAGCGATTATAGCCTTAGATTTTTTCATTCGTTGATCCCTTGTCGAAACTAATTATGTTTCATGTTCGAGTGGTCCATTTTGTTATGGTCCACTTTACTGTGATCCATTTTTTTCTTACTGTTATCACGTTTTACAGGCATTTTTGCGTTAATTTTTTCACCGTTTAATAAAGTAAACGATACATTGACCAATTCACCCGGTTCCGCGATCTTACTTGGTTCTAATAACATCACATGATAGCTACCCGGTTTGAATTGAAAAACAGTATTTGCAGGAATAGTTACTTGCTGCTGTTTTTGCATTGTCATCATGCCATCTTTTTTACCTGATAAATGCAGTTCGCTACGGCCAAAACCTTGCGCTTCAACATCTGTGATCACGATCGGTTTATTACTGTGATTCATAACCGTGAAAAAAGCGGCTTGTACTTTTGCTGATGGTGGCGCTGCACGCACCCATGCATCCATGATCATCATGTTAGTTTTTTCTGCCGCAAACGTCGGCGCAGCTGAAAAAATAGCAGTCGCGATAAGTGTGGTTATTATTGATTTTTGCATTTGTTCATCCTGAATTAATGAGTTGTGGTGGTAAATTGAAAAGGGATTAAATAAGGCTGACCAGCTACCGTGATGGTTAAGTCTGCTTGCCATAACATTTCACCTAATATACAGATCGCAAGTGCTGTTTCTGCTTGGTATTTATCTTTCTTTATGGCTTTTAGCGATGTAGGGAATCCCGGCATAATCATGTTCACACCATTAATGGTAATACTGGCATTATCAATGTTAGACCCGTTTAAATTAACGGATAATGGTGTCATTGGTTTTGCATTGAATGGCGTAATAGACAGCGAAATAGTTTGTTCTGGTGTTAACTGCACCTGACATTCTTGCTGATTAACACGACAGTCTTGTTGTAGTGGTAATTGAATGCGATTGAGATCCTGTTGCGGCTGATAGAAAACGTTGAAATAACCGACTGCGGCGATAGAGATAATACTCATACCAGCTGTTAACCATTTAGACATGGAGAAAGACTCTTATACTTAGTATTAGATTCGAAAAAGGGTATTCGCTTTATCATAAAACGATGAATAGCATAATATTACTTTAATTTTTAATATAGATAAACCGCGAATAGAGTAAAACGCAAGTTAGTACTTGTTTTGAATATATTTAAAAGGTAGACGATGGCTGGTCCGTGCTAAGGCGCTGTAGCTAATATATATTAGCTACAGCGCCCGTATTAATGCGGATTCGTATCATTTATTTTTGTTTTTTTATTATTCTATAATGTGTTTGTATCAGTCCTGACGGATAGGATTGAGAGGATAATAGCGTCACTCCCAGTTCTGGCAGAGGCGCATTAAATAAACGTATACCATTACCGAGTAAAATAGGTATGGTAGATAAAATTAATTCATCAACTAAATCTAGCCGTAATAAAGAATCGGCCAAGTTAGCACCACCAAGTAACCAAATATTACCTTCAGCACTGACTTTTAATTGTTTGATCGTTGCTGCCGGATCGGTAATAAAGGTGACACTATCATTCGGGGTAATATCGGGTGAGTGAGAGGCGACAAAGCATTGCTTATCAGCATAAGGCCAATCGGCAAAATCTTTAATCACCTGAAAAGAACTGTTCCCCATGATCACGGCACTGACACCATCGAAAAATTGTTGATAGCCGTAATCTTCACCTTTTACTTCTACATGTGAGAGCCATGAGATGTCATGGTCCATTTTGGCTATGTAACCATCAAGGCTAGTTGCTATATATAAAATAACGTTCGACATAATCATCGCTCCCGGTTGAATGCAAATTAATTCATTAATCTATCTAGCTCTGTTTGAGAAGGGGCAAACCAATATGATCCTGTTACAGCATCTGAATAATCAATTAATCTGTCTGTGACTCCGTCAGGTATTCCATACATACGTTGTAGCTGAGTCGTAAAGCGTAATTGTTCACATGCGAATGCTAAAAAGTATAGTCCGTGTTCGGATGCGTTACCATAAGGTGAACTACGACGATATATTTTCATACCTGATACATCAGTGCGGCTAACGTGCGAATTGGCTGGCATAGCATCGCCAGATAACTCGATATCGTCTTTTTTAGTACGACCTACAACCGCTTCTTGCTCCGGTACTGGCATCGCATTGAAACTACTTAAATCGTGAACCCATTTTTGTGATAACACAAAGCTACCGCCTGCTCCTGGTTGTCCTGTTGGGATCAACGAAGCTAGTTGGCGCGCGTCTTCTTTTGGATTAGCAGTGCCGTCAACAAAACCAATGAGATCACGATTTTTATGGTATTGGAAACCGGAAATATCCAGTTGGGTATCGGCAATTTTACTTAGCGCCGATTGGATATGAAATGCTTGCTCTAAGGTATGGCTAGCGTTGTCGCTGTGGATCCAAAACATTATATCACCTTGGTTCGCGATGGCTTTCTTGCCGTGCGGACTCGCTATCTCGGTAAAATCGTCAAATGCAGTTAGTTGTAAATCAGGTAATAGTGTATTCGTGGCACTACGACCAAAGGCAATCACGATGTTAATGTCATTTGTTTGTTTACATAATGCTGTTTGCAGTGCACTTTGGATATTGGCTAAGTAAACATTGTCTTTCAATTTGTATTCTAAATGATGATAGCTTTGGCTTTGTTCGTTAAAAATAGCGTTCTGTG is part of the Moritella viscosa genome and encodes:
- a CDS encoding TRAP-type C4-dicarboxylate transporter, small permease protein; its protein translation is MNNGLWERLGRLSDSLEELNIAMSLGVMTLLTFANVVFRYLFNGNILWALELTVFLFAWLVLVGASYGVKKHSHIGVDILINMAPVKLRKLYAVMAVSLCLLFSVLLLIGSWNYWYPFITDQAWYETDDIPMPEFLQFLADWLNEGEQYEKLPRFIPYFSLPLGTALLTFRFSQLLWQVLTNKIDRVIASHEAEDALAVLEEDNKD
- a CDS encoding TRAP-type C4-dicarboxylate transporter, permease protein — translated: MVLVILLLMIIGFMMFGVPIAVSLGLSSILFLLVNSDASLASVAQTLFNAFAGHYTLLAIPFFILASTFMSTGGVAQRIIRFAIAIVGWFPGGLAIASVVACMMFAALSGSSPATVVAIGSLVIAGMVKNGYSKEFAAGVICNAGTLGILIPPSIVMVVYAAATDVSVGRMFLAGVVPGMLAGLMLIIAIFITAKVKKLPAQPFVGWSEIFRSAKDASWGLMLIVIILGGIYGGIFTPTEAAAVAAVYAFFIANFVYKDMGPFADKKNHKSAIIKSFQVLCHADTKKSLFDAGKMTIMLLFIVANALILKHVLTEERIPQMITEVMLSAGLGPIAFLIVVNVLLLIGGQFMEPSGLLIIVAPLVFPIALELGIDPIHLGIIMVVNMEIGMITPPVGLNLFVTSGVANMSMLQVVKAVMPWVALMLVFLIIVTYVPWVSTWLPTLMMGPELIIH
- a CDS encoding TRAP-type C4-dicarboxylate transport sigma 54-dependent response regulator; translation: MSQVFFIDDEEDLRIANQQTLELAGINVTCFSDAESALAQLAVKTPLVVITDIRLPGLSGHQLLLQLRQQDPSLPVILITGHGDISLAVQAMHDGAYDFIEKPFASVRLTESVKRAMEKRILTEENRTLKKALQAKETLGPRIIGTTTAIVELREMISHIADTPADILLFGETGTGKELVARSLHEQSSRRTHNFVAINCGAVPENLIESELFGHEKGAFSGASERRIGKFEYAQGGTLFLDEIESMPMPAQIKLLRILQERTLERIGSNKEIPLDIRIIAATKVDLTQAANAGTFRQDLYYRLNIVTLNLPPLRQRFDDIQSLFHHFLLVSAARYSKAAPALPLQDVQTLLAHDWPGNVRELRNAAERYILLGKLTGLSSVNEAQPTLTQNLSEQVETFEKILIEQALTSCNGSIKDTMHLLNLARKTLYDKMQKHQIDKHDFKDLPIK
- a CDS encoding TRAP-type C4-dicarboxylate transport sensor protein, histidine kinase — translated: MLTTRKFLIGFYLISLIILSGWVWRSGYAKLASQSNQQLDIFAAHLQSQLQRFDAIPKLLRDQKLVVASLQDTNNVQLKEKTSRYLKYVNNTIGASDTYLIDLNGTTIAANNWRDKQTFIGKNFAFRPYFQQAANGQQGRYFALGTTSGQRGYYFSSPVINKNKIIGVIVVKMDLSKIEKEWTRKQAHFMVTDDDNIIFISNTQSWLLHSLTPLSTEKLQQIKHSRRYGEKTIAALNFSGQLADNQALLQLTTNKPFTTNYLSLSKYMPAAGWTVRVLAPLTAIFIDISIGIVLLSLVFWLLNLRLKLSMHKRQRAKDKELLRIKTKLKLKQEVKRRTADLNNEIVERQKMEQTLRDTQKELIQTAKLAVLGQLSASISHELNNPLAAIRSYADNALVFLQREQHQATQSNIQRIIHLTERMAKISSQLKFFARKSTGELHRVPLLSVINMAVELVKPQLKSNQVSITVNTANIDVQVNVDQVQLEQVLVNLLSNAMQAVEESSEKHIHITLCRNKEDVIVQVDDSGMGINTANLPQLFDPFFTTKETGLGLGLSISHKIMRNMQGNIEAENRPNAGARFSLNLPVATTIEQA
- a CDS encoding HTH-type transcriptional regulator, AsnC family, translated to MLDSKDKLILDILQRDASLSVAELADKVSLTVSPCWKRLKRLEDSGYILRRVALLNEQKLGLALTAFVNIKTQNHSDSWFKKFVVSIDGFAEVIEFYRMAGEYDYMMKVLVKDMAAFDVFYKRLVNCVDGLTDVTSSFAMEGLKNTTQLPIS
- a CDS encoding electron transport protein, SCO1/SenC family: MKKSKAIIAAGIIGLSALGAIVANNMEQSSLPTFTTAYAQPKKITLPDFVLGDNQEYTKALFKGKWSLVFFGYASCPDVCPTELYNLNHVASIMTDAGKTMPQVVFISVDPQRDSNEMLTTYAHFYNDNFMGITGATSEIDKLVAGFGVIYQKTFLANNGQYVSVPYSSPIPEDQRESYLINHSSRLYLVNPEGQYVAAFAPPHSAKKIAEDLLKL
- a CDS encoding putative peroxidase, Dyp-type family; protein product: MTQPQNAIFNEQSQSYHHLEYKLKDNVYLANIQSALQTALCKQTNDINIVIAFGRSATNTLLPDLQLTAFDDFTEIASPHGKKAIANQGDIMFWIHSDNASHTLEQAFHIQSALSKIADTQLDISGFQYHKNRDLIGFVDGTANPKEDARQLASLIPTGQPGAGGSFVLSQKWVHDLSSFNAMPVPEQEAVVGRTKKDDIELSGDAMPANSHVSRTDVSGMKIYRRSSPYGNASEHGLYFLAFACEQLRFTTQLQRMYGIPDGVTDRLIDYSDAVTGSYWFAPSQTELDRLMN